Proteins co-encoded in one Streptococcus parauberis NCFD 2020 genomic window:
- a CDS encoding ECF transporter S component: MNKLTTKELTLLSILTALTIILGKFISIGTPTGFLTLLDAGIYFTAFYLGAKEGMIVGGFSGFLIDLVSGYPNWMFFSLLAHGSQGFFAGLEGKKRPLGLVLASIMMVGIYFLVSIPMYGFGAALGGVMGNIGQNFLGMIVGYIIYILFSKVQAK; the protein is encoded by the coding sequence ATGAATAAATTAACGACTAAAGAATTAACCTTATTGTCAATTTTAACAGCCTTAACTATTATTTTAGGGAAATTTATCAGTATTGGAACACCAACAGGCTTTTTAACTTTGTTGGATGCGGGTATCTATTTTACAGCTTTTTATTTAGGAGCTAAGGAGGGCATGATAGTTGGTGGTTTTTCAGGTTTCTTAATTGATTTAGTTTCTGGTTACCCTAATTGGATGTTCTTTAGTTTGCTTGCTCATGGCTCACAAGGCTTTTTTGCAGGCTTAGAAGGTAAAAAAAGACCACTTGGACTTGTTTTGGCATCAATTATGATGGTGGGTATTTATTTCCTTGTATCTATTCCGATGTATGGATTCGGTGCGGCCCTAGGGGGTGTCATGGGTAACATTGGACAGAACTTTTTGGGGATGATAGTTGGTTATATTATTTATATCTTATTTTCAAAAGTTCAGGCAAAATAA
- a CDS encoding bifunctional hydroxymethylpyrimidine kinase/phosphomethylpyrimidine kinase — protein sequence MKTNLLTIAGSDILSGGGLQADLLTFHQLDGFPFLATTCLTSIKDGQFEIHPTEIEIFRKQLASLMDVPFAAIKIGLLPNSEIAEATKNFIKAKQVSKIVLDPVLVFKENNDATVVTMAEQIKGMFPYVDIITPNLKEAELLSGVPIIDEKSMLEAAKVLKALGAKSLVIKGGNRLVSDKAIDLYMDPSKWFMLEKPVLSRNNNGAGCTFASAIASYLSKGNEMEKAVELAKDFVYQAIEKSNEYGVVIE from the coding sequence ATGAAGACTAATCTACTAACTATTGCCGGCAGTGATATCTTAAGTGGAGGAGGACTTCAAGCAGATTTGCTTACATTCCATCAGTTAGATGGCTTCCCATTTTTAGCAACAACTTGTTTAACTAGTATTAAGGATGGACAATTTGAAATTCATCCAACTGAAATTGAGATTTTCCGCAAACAATTAGCTTCACTTATGGATGTGCCTTTTGCGGCAATCAAAATCGGATTATTACCAAATTCGGAAATTGCTGAAGCAACTAAAAATTTTATCAAAGCAAAGCAAGTGTCAAAAATTGTTCTTGATCCTGTTCTGGTTTTTAAAGAGAATAATGATGCGACTGTTGTGACAATGGCAGAGCAAATCAAAGGAATGTTTCCTTACGTTGATATTATTACACCAAATCTTAAGGAAGCTGAGTTGTTGTCAGGGGTGCCCATTATAGATGAAAAATCGATGCTTGAAGCGGCTAAAGTACTGAAAGCATTAGGGGCAAAAAGTCTCGTCATTAAAGGTGGGAACCGTCTAGTAAGTGATAAAGCCATTGACTTATATATGGATCCATCAAAGTGGTTTATGCTTGAGAAACCTGTTCTTTCTCGAAATAACAATGGTGCAGGATGTACCTTTGCTTCTGCTATAGCTTCCTATTTATCAAAAGGAAATGAAATGGAAAAAGCAGTCGAATTGGCCAAAGATTTTGTTTATCAAGCCATTGAAAAATCAAATGAATATGGAGTTGTAATCGAATGA
- a CDS encoding TIGR01440 family protein produces MELKQIEEETRAIITDVVERSAIKKGQVFVLGLSSSEVSGGRIGKNSSLEIGDCIVKVILDVLKSKGIHLAVQGCEHVNRALVIEESVAEEKGYEIVNVLPTLHAGGSGQLAAFKWMSSPVEVEEVIAHAGLDIGDTFIGMHVKRVQVPLIPIQRELGGAHVTALASRPKLIGGARAEYKTDTIRKN; encoded by the coding sequence ATGGAACTTAAGCAAATTGAAGAAGAAACGCGGGCAATAATAACTGATGTAGTTGAAAGAAGTGCTATTAAGAAGGGACAAGTCTTTGTTTTAGGTCTATCTTCAAGTGAAGTCAGTGGTGGCAGAATTGGTAAGAATTCTAGTTTAGAAATTGGTGACTGTATTGTCAAAGTGATCTTGGATGTTCTAAAATCAAAAGGGATTCATTTGGCTGTTCAAGGCTGTGAGCATGTCAATCGTGCGTTGGTAATAGAAGAATCCGTTGCGGAAGAAAAGGGCTATGAAATTGTTAATGTTCTTCCAACACTTCACGCAGGTGGTAGTGGTCAATTGGCAGCTTTTAAGTGGATGTCTTCTCCTGTGGAAGTTGAAGAAGTGATTGCTCATGCCGGTTTAGATATTGGTGATACTTTTATTGGTATGCATGTTAAACGTGTACAAGTTCCTCTAATTCCTATCCAGCGGGAATTAGGAGGTGCACATGTTACTGCTTTGGCTAGTCGACCTAAGTTGATTGGTGGGGCTCGAGCAGAATATAAGACAGATACAATCAGAAAAAATTAA
- the truA gene encoding tRNA pseudouridine(38-40) synthase TruA, translated as MTRYKATISYDGSGFSGFQRQPHARSVQEEIEKTLLKLYKGQVIKIHGAGRTDAGVHAYGQVIHFDLPLERDIEKIRFALDTQTPDDIDFIKVEKVADDYHCRYLKHKKTYEFLVDIGRPKNPMMRNYATHYPYPLDISLMDEAIKDLVGTHDFTGFTASGTSIENKVRTISEAKLTYDAKRNFLIFSFTGNGFLYKQVRNMVGTLLKIGNQRMPVSQVQRILEEKNRQLAGPTAAGNGLYLKEIIYED; from the coding sequence ATGACAAGATATAAAGCAACTATTTCTTATGATGGATCAGGTTTTTCTGGCTTTCAAAGGCAACCGCATGCTAGATCAGTTCAGGAAGAAATCGAAAAAACACTCTTAAAATTGTATAAAGGCCAAGTTATTAAAATTCATGGTGCTGGTAGAACTGATGCAGGCGTGCATGCTTATGGACAAGTGATACACTTTGATTTGCCACTGGAGCGAGATATTGAAAAAATTAGATTTGCCCTTGATACACAGACACCAGATGATATTGATTTTATTAAAGTTGAAAAAGTAGCAGATGATTATCACTGTAGGTATTTGAAACATAAAAAAACTTATGAATTCTTAGTTGATATTGGCAGACCCAAAAATCCGATGATGCGGAATTATGCGACACATTATCCTTATCCACTTGATATTAGCTTAATGGATGAAGCAATAAAAGATTTAGTTGGGACCCATGATTTTACAGGATTCACAGCATCTGGAACGAGTATAGAAAATAAGGTTAGGACTATTTCGGAAGCGAAACTTACTTATGATGCTAAACGAAATTTTCTAATATTTTCTTTTACCGGAAATGGTTTTTTATACAAGCAAGTTCGCAACATGGTTGGAACACTATTGAAAATAGGTAATCAGCGTATGCCTGTTAGTCAGGTTCAACGTATTTTAGAAGAAAAAAATCGTCAATTAGCTGGACCAACTGCGGCAGGAAATGGCCTTTATTTAAAGGAGATTATCTATGAAGACTAA
- a CDS encoding aspartate kinase translates to MKVTKFGGSSLASAQQLKKVLNIIKSDKNRKIVVVSAPGKRNDGDTKITDALIAYHDAFVTGDNFTHQQNWIINRFNTVCEELNLNPKIAKDIEQSILELATLPSENNPYLYDTFLAAGENNNAKLIASFFRANGIKARYIHPKQVGLIVTDEPQNARILPSSYDKIEKLTELEGVLVIPGFFGVTKENNICTFSRGGSDITGSLIAAGVGAELYENFTDVDGIFAAHPGIINNPHSIEVLTYKEMRELAYAGFSVLHDEALIPAYRGKIPLVIKNTNNPEHPGTQIVLEHKGEHAPVVGISGDDKFVSINMSKYLMNREVGFGRKVLQILEDLNIRWEHMPTGIDDLSIVVRERELTPIKEQEILKYLIQKLEVDEVTITKDLSIIMIVGEQMKSHVGVTATATKALSENKINLAMISQGSSEFSVMFVVNSKDEKKAIKALYHAFFE, encoded by the coding sequence ATGAAAGTTACTAAATTTGGTGGTAGTTCTTTAGCATCTGCTCAACAACTAAAAAAGGTTTTAAACATAATTAAGTCTGATAAGAATCGAAAAATTGTGGTTGTTTCTGCACCAGGAAAAAGAAATGATGGTGATACCAAAATTACTGATGCTTTAATTGCTTATCATGATGCTTTTGTAACTGGTGATAATTTTACTCACCAACAAAATTGGATTATCAACCGTTTTAACACCGTCTGTGAAGAACTCAATCTAAATCCTAAGATAGCTAAAGATATTGAACAGTCAATTCTCGAATTAGCTACATTACCAAGTGAGAATAATCCATATCTTTACGATACCTTTTTAGCAGCTGGGGAAAATAACAATGCAAAACTAATTGCATCTTTTTTTAGAGCAAATGGAATCAAGGCTAGATATATTCATCCAAAACAGGTTGGTTTAATAGTCACTGATGAGCCACAAAATGCTAGAATCCTCCCTTCAAGTTACGATAAAATTGAAAAACTTACAGAGTTAGAAGGTGTCCTTGTAATCCCTGGATTCTTTGGTGTAACAAAAGAAAATAATATCTGTACTTTTTCCCGTGGTGGATCTGATATCACTGGTTCATTGATTGCTGCCGGTGTCGGTGCAGAACTTTATGAAAATTTTACTGATGTAGATGGTATTTTTGCAGCACATCCAGGAATAATTAATAACCCACACTCCATTGAAGTTCTTACCTATAAGGAAATGCGTGAGTTGGCCTATGCTGGATTCTCTGTATTGCATGATGAAGCATTGATTCCAGCCTATCGTGGTAAAATACCCTTAGTTATCAAGAATACAAATAATCCGGAGCACCCCGGGACTCAGATTGTATTAGAACATAAAGGAGAACATGCGCCAGTCGTTGGTATTTCAGGAGATGATAAATTTGTCTCAATTAATATGTCCAAGTATTTAATGAATAGAGAAGTCGGTTTTGGTAGAAAAGTACTTCAAATTCTAGAAGATTTAAATATAAGATGGGAACATATGCCAACCGGAATTGATGATTTATCAATTGTTGTCCGTGAAAGAGAATTAACACCCATAAAAGAACAAGAAATCCTTAAATACCTTATCCAAAAACTAGAAGTTGATGAAGTAACTATAACTAAAGACTTATCCATCATTATGATTGTTGGTGAACAAATGAAAAGCCATGTTGGGGTAACAGCAACAGCAACAAAAGCACTTTCTGAAAATAAAATAAACCTAGCAATGATTTCTCAAGGTTCAAGTGAATTTTCTGTTATGTTTGTAGTCAACTCTAAAGATGAAAAGAAAGCCATTAAAGCATTGTATCATGCCTTCTTTGAATAA